One window of Corynebacterium doosanense CAU 212 = DSM 45436 genomic DNA carries:
- a CDS encoding phosphoglycerate kinase produces the protein MTYKNLQDLLDAGVDGRHVLVRSDFNVPLNDAGEITDPGRITASLPTLKALIDGGAKVIVTAHLGRPEGEPNEKYSLKPVAEALSEELGQYVALAADVVGEDAHERANGLTEGEILLVENVRFDPRETSKNDAEREEFARQLAALAADDGAYVSDGFGVVHRAQASVYDVAKLLPAYAGTLVEKEIERLGKVASEPEHPYVVVLGGSKVSDKLGVIEALAEKADSLLIGGGMCYTFLVAQGYDVQKSLLQDDMVDTCKDLLEKYGEKIVLPVDLLAASEFDSSNAETRVVGLDGIPEGWLSTDIGPETVKKFAGILAESKTVFWNGPMGVFEQEAYAEGTRGVAQALIDATKNNGSFTVVGGGDSAAAVRTLGLDEDGFSHISTGGGASLELLEGKDLPGVSVLES, from the coding sequence ATGACCTACAAGAACCTCCAGGATCTTCTCGACGCCGGCGTCGACGGCCGCCACGTCCTCGTCCGCTCCGACTTCAACGTCCCGCTCAACGACGCCGGCGAGATCACCGACCCCGGCCGGATCACCGCGTCACTGCCCACGCTGAAGGCGCTTATCGACGGCGGTGCCAAGGTCATCGTCACGGCACACCTCGGCCGCCCCGAGGGCGAGCCGAATGAGAAGTACTCCCTCAAGCCCGTCGCCGAGGCGCTGTCCGAGGAGCTCGGCCAGTACGTGGCGCTCGCCGCGGACGTCGTGGGCGAGGACGCGCACGAGCGTGCGAACGGCCTCACCGAGGGCGAGATCCTGCTGGTGGAGAACGTGCGTTTCGACCCGCGGGAGACCTCCAAGAACGACGCCGAGCGCGAGGAGTTCGCCCGGCAGCTGGCCGCACTCGCGGCGGACGACGGTGCCTACGTCTCCGACGGATTCGGAGTGGTGCACCGGGCGCAGGCGTCGGTGTACGACGTCGCCAAGCTTCTTCCGGCATACGCCGGAACCCTCGTGGAGAAGGAGATCGAGCGGCTGGGCAAGGTGGCCTCGGAGCCGGAGCACCCCTACGTGGTCGTGCTCGGCGGTTCCAAGGTCTCCGACAAGCTCGGCGTCATTGAGGCGCTGGCGGAGAAGGCCGACTCCCTGCTCATCGGCGGCGGCATGTGCTACACCTTCCTCGTCGCCCAGGGTTACGACGTGCAGAAGTCCCTGCTCCAGGATGACATGGTGGACACCTGCAAGGATCTCCTGGAGAAGTACGGCGAGAAGATCGTGCTCCCCGTGGACCTCCTCGCGGCCTCCGAGTTCGACTCCTCGAACGCGGAGACCAGGGTCGTCGGCCTCGACGGCATCCCCGAGGGCTGGCTGTCCACCGACATCGGCCCGGAGACGGTGAAGAAGTTCGCCGGCATCCTCGCCGAGTCCAAGACCGTGTTCTGGAACGGACCCATGGGTGTGTTCGAGCAGGAGGCCTACGCCGAGGGAACCCGCGGCGTGGCCCAGGCACTCATCGACGCCACGAAGAACAACGGCTCCTTCACCGTCGTCGGCGGCGGCGACTCCGCCGCGGCCGTGCGCACCCTCGGCCTCGACGAGGACGGCTTCAGCCACATCTCCACCGGCGGCGGCGCCTCCCTCGAGCTGCTCGAGGGCAAGGACCTGCCCGGCGTCTCGGTTCTCGAGTCCTAG
- the secG gene encoding preprotein translocase subunit SecG, whose product MVLALQVILVLTSVMLTVFVLLHKGKGGGLSSLFGGGVQSNLSGSTVVERNLDRYTVVMAIIWIACIIALNLMTALT is encoded by the coding sequence ATGGTTCTCGCCCTCCAGGTCATTCTGGTTCTCACCTCGGTGATGCTCACCGTGTTCGTCCTGCTGCACAAGGGCAAGGGTGGCGGCCTGTCCAGCCTCTTCGGCGGCGGCGTGCAGTCCAACCTCTCCGGTTCCACCGTCGTGGAGCGCAACCTGGACCGCTACACCGTGGTCATGGCCATCATCTGGATCGCCTGCATCATCGCGCTGAACCTCATGACCGCGCTGACCTAG
- a CDS encoding gluconeogenesis factor YvcK family protein, whose translation MTANPAPEVSLACLGGGHGLYQTLKAARLASPHRITAIVTVADDGGSSGRLRRELGQIPPGDLRMAISALAGDSEESQFWASVLQHRFGGNGALAGHAVGNLLIAGLTELIGDEQQALDHVAGLTNSFGRVLPMALEPLEIEAEVAGLDDDPRIMREVRGQVAVASTPGTVRRVRLVPERPAANPAAVEAIRDADMITLGPGSWFSSVIPHLLVPGIADAIRESRGLRVVVLNLTAEAGETAGFSHERHIHMLAQHADGLRLDRVLVDASVLPSAGERRYLEATAGKLGATVVYDDIRAVSADGRATDIHDPEKLSAALSRVWRGR comes from the coding sequence ATGACAGCGAATCCAGCACCGGAGGTCTCCCTCGCCTGCCTCGGCGGCGGCCACGGCCTCTACCAGACCCTCAAGGCTGCCCGGCTGGCCAGCCCGCACCGGATCACGGCAATCGTCACCGTGGCCGACGACGGCGGCTCCTCCGGCCGGCTGCGCCGCGAGCTCGGCCAGATTCCCCCCGGTGACCTGCGCATGGCCATCTCGGCGCTCGCGGGCGACAGCGAGGAGAGCCAGTTCTGGGCCTCCGTGCTCCAGCACCGCTTCGGCGGCAACGGCGCGCTTGCCGGGCACGCCGTGGGCAACCTGCTCATCGCTGGGCTCACGGAACTCATCGGCGACGAGCAGCAGGCCCTCGACCACGTCGCCGGCCTGACCAATTCCTTCGGCCGGGTGCTGCCCATGGCGTTGGAGCCGCTGGAGATCGAGGCGGAGGTCGCCGGGCTCGACGACGATCCCCGCATCATGCGGGAGGTGCGTGGCCAGGTGGCCGTGGCCTCCACCCCCGGCACCGTCCGGCGGGTACGGCTCGTTCCCGAGCGCCCCGCCGCCAACCCCGCCGCGGTCGAGGCGATCCGCGACGCCGACATGATCACCCTCGGCCCGGGATCGTGGTTCTCCTCGGTCATCCCGCACCTGCTGGTCCCGGGGATCGCCGACGCCATCCGGGAATCGCGGGGCCTGCGCGTGGTGGTGCTCAACCTCACCGCGGAAGCGGGGGAGACCGCCGGGTTCTCCCACGAACGCCACATCCACATGCTCGCGCAGCACGCCGACGGCCTCCGCCTGGACCGGGTGCTGGTCGACGCCTCCGTGTTACCCTCCGCGGGCGAACGCCGTTACCTCGAAGCCACCGCGGGCAAGCTCGGCGCCACGGTGGTCTACGACGACATCCGCGCCGTAAGTGCCGACGGCCGGGCCACCGACATCCACGACCCGGAGAAACTGTCGGCGGCCCTGAGCCGCGTGTGGCGCGGACGATAG
- the rapZ gene encoding RNase adapter RapZ, whose product MTDAPTSQPLKQRWETPPVLITGMSGGGLSSAAKVLEDKGFYVAHNIPAKILVDLFELCAAEDSPVDKLAVVSDVRTRMFEGSLLATKAELAERGMEPTILFMDARDDVLIRRFDSVRRTHPLQAGDSLEDGIAREREAVADIKAGADIVIDTSNLSVHDLRRAVEASFGTMATDKQHITLKSFGFKHGAPRDADLMLDVRFLPNPFWIPELRGYRGTDEPVSDYVLSRPAAGEFITNFEAMLESMLAGYRHEGKAFITVGIGCTGGHHRSVAVSEEIGRRLSGREDLEVNVIHRDIERD is encoded by the coding sequence ATGACTGACGCGCCGACCAGCCAGCCCCTGAAGCAGCGGTGGGAAACGCCTCCCGTCCTCATCACCGGCATGTCCGGCGGCGGACTGAGCAGCGCCGCGAAGGTGCTCGAGGACAAGGGTTTCTACGTCGCCCACAACATCCCCGCCAAGATCCTCGTGGACCTCTTCGAGCTCTGCGCGGCGGAGGACTCGCCCGTCGACAAGCTTGCCGTGGTCTCCGACGTGCGCACGCGCATGTTCGAGGGCAGCCTCCTGGCCACCAAGGCGGAACTCGCGGAACGTGGCATGGAACCCACGATCCTGTTCATGGACGCGCGTGACGACGTCCTGATCCGACGATTCGACAGCGTGCGGCGCACCCACCCGCTGCAGGCGGGTGACTCGCTGGAGGACGGCATCGCCCGGGAGCGCGAGGCCGTTGCCGACATCAAGGCGGGCGCGGACATCGTCATCGACACCTCCAACCTCTCCGTGCACGACCTGCGTCGCGCGGTGGAGGCCAGCTTCGGCACCATGGCCACCGACAAGCAGCACATCACGCTGAAGTCCTTCGGCTTCAAACACGGTGCGCCCCGCGACGCCGACCTCATGCTCGACGTGCGTTTCCTGCCCAACCCATTCTGGATCCCGGAGCTGCGCGGATACCGCGGCACCGACGAGCCGGTGTCCGACTACGTGCTCTCCCGCCCGGCGGCGGGCGAGTTCATCACCAACTTCGAGGCCATGCTGGAGTCGATGCTGGCCGGCTACCGCCACGAGGGCAAGGCCTTCATCACCGTGGGCATCGGCTGCACCGGCGGACACCACCGTTCCGTCGCCGTGTCCGAGGAGATCGGCCGGCGACTCTCGGGTCGCGAGGACCTCGAGGTCAACGTCATCCACCGCGACATCGAACGCGACTAG
- a CDS encoding glucose-6-phosphate dehydrogenase assembly protein OpcA: MIITLPDTSTHEITKNLLKTQEDYSMATGRVLTLIVVADADDDIEAILAPVREASREHPSRVLVVLGAPESEPARLDAKMLFLGDSGSSETVIMTLHGPMANHPAEIVTPLMLPDTPIVAWWPTTAPANPSEHPIGAMAQRRITNARHNVSGNALLRVSSGYTPGDSDMMWSRITSWRGIVASALDRPPHDEILRAQLIGPADNPSVDIAAGWLADRLGVPVERAATNDDIEDHFPIRKLTITRASGEVTIETRGTRTIKVGVPGHPEALVAMDPRSDTDCLAEELRYLDADQAYACALTGLGRVVVR, encoded by the coding sequence GTGATCATCACGCTGCCAGACACGAGCACGCACGAGATAACCAAGAACCTGCTGAAGACGCAGGAAGACTATTCCATGGCCACCGGCCGAGTGCTCACGCTCATCGTCGTCGCCGACGCGGACGACGACATCGAGGCGATCCTCGCCCCGGTGCGCGAGGCGTCCCGGGAGCACCCCTCCCGCGTGCTCGTCGTCCTCGGCGCCCCGGAGAGCGAGCCCGCGCGCCTCGACGCGAAGATGCTCTTCCTCGGCGACTCCGGCTCCTCGGAGACCGTCATCATGACCCTGCACGGGCCGATGGCTAACCATCCCGCGGAGATCGTCACCCCGCTCATGCTCCCGGACACCCCGATCGTGGCGTGGTGGCCGACCACGGCCCCGGCCAACCCCTCCGAGCACCCCATCGGTGCGATGGCCCAGCGGCGCATCACCAACGCCCGGCACAACGTGTCCGGCAACGCGCTGCTGCGGGTGAGCTCGGGTTACACCCCGGGTGACTCGGACATGATGTGGTCGCGGATCACCAGCTGGCGGGGCATCGTGGCCTCGGCGCTGGATCGCCCGCCGCACGACGAGATTCTCCGGGCGCAGCTCATCGGCCCCGCGGACAATCCCTCCGTGGACATCGCCGCGGGCTGGCTCGCCGACCGCCTCGGAGTCCCCGTGGAGCGCGCGGCCACCAACGACGACATCGAGGACCACTTCCCCATACGCAAGCTCACCATCACCCGGGCCAGCGGCGAGGTGACCATCGAGACGCGGGGCACCCGCACCATCAAGGTCGGTGTTCCCGGCCACCCGGAGGCGCTCGTCGCCATGGATCCGCGCAGCGACACGGACTGCCTGGCCGAGGAGCTGCGTTACCTCGACGCCGACCAGGCCTATGCCTGCGCGCTCACCGGGCTCGGCCGGGTCGTCGTCCGCTAA
- the tpiA gene encoding triose-phosphate isomerase produces MARTPLIAGNWKMNLDHFEAISTVQKLAFALPKEYYEKVDVAVTVPFTDLRSVQTVVEAEKYLFTYGAQDVSAHEKGAYTGEISASMLARLGCSWAVVGHSERREYHNETNEQVAAKAKAALGKGISPIVCVGEPLEVRESGEHVDYVTAQTRESLAGLSAEDLANTVIAYEPVWAIGTGKVASAADAQEVCRAIRDLIIELAGEDVAAGIRILYGGSVKTDSVGEIVGQPDVDGGLVGGASLDGEEFAKLAAAAAQAV; encoded by the coding sequence ATGGCACGCACCCCGCTCATCGCCGGTAACTGGAAGATGAACCTCGACCACTTCGAGGCCATCAGCACCGTGCAGAAGCTCGCCTTCGCCCTGCCCAAGGAGTACTACGAGAAGGTCGACGTCGCCGTCACCGTCCCGTTCACCGACCTCCGCTCCGTGCAGACCGTCGTGGAGGCCGAGAAGTACCTGTTCACCTACGGCGCGCAGGACGTCTCCGCGCACGAGAAGGGCGCCTACACCGGTGAGATCTCCGCCAGCATGCTCGCCCGGCTGGGCTGCAGCTGGGCCGTCGTCGGCCACTCGGAGCGCCGCGAGTACCACAACGAGACCAACGAGCAGGTCGCCGCGAAGGCCAAGGCCGCGCTGGGCAAGGGCATCAGCCCCATCGTCTGTGTCGGCGAGCCCCTCGAGGTCCGCGAGTCCGGCGAGCACGTCGACTACGTCACCGCCCAGACCCGCGAGTCCCTCGCCGGGCTGAGCGCCGAGGACCTGGCCAACACCGTCATCGCCTACGAGCCCGTGTGGGCCATCGGCACGGGCAAGGTCGCGTCCGCCGCCGACGCGCAGGAGGTGTGCCGCGCCATCCGCGACCTCATCATCGAGCTCGCGGGTGAGGACGTCGCCGCGGGCATCCGCATCCTCTACGGCGGTTCCGTGAAGACGGACTCCGTCGGTGAGATTGTGGGCCAGCCCGACGTTGACGGCGGCCTGGTCGGCGGCGCGTCCCTCGACGGCGAGGAGTTCGCCAAACTCGCCGCCGCCGCGGCGCAGGCGGTCTGA
- the gap gene encoding type I glyceraldehyde-3-phosphate dehydrogenase has product MTTRVGINGFGRIGRNFFRAVLQKDTDLEIVAVNDLTDNKTLSTLLKFDSILGRLGEDVEFDDESITVGGRKIAVFAERDPKNLDWGKYDVDIVIESTGFFTDATAAKAHLESGAKKVIISAPAKNEDATFVYGVNHEDYDPENHTVISGASCTTNCLAPMAKALNDTLGIERGLMTTIHAYTGDQRLHDAPHSDLRRARAAAQNIVPTSTGAAKAVSLVLPELKGKLDGYALRVPVITGSATDLTFTAGRETTVEEVNEIMRKAAEADTSGALAYTEEPLVSTDIVSDDHGSIFDSGLTKVNGNLVKVVSWYDNEWGYTSQLLRLTEYVAAKL; this is encoded by the coding sequence GTGACCACCCGCGTAGGCATCAACGGCTTCGGCCGCATCGGCCGCAACTTCTTCCGCGCCGTCCTCCAGAAGGACACCGACCTGGAGATCGTCGCGGTCAACGACCTGACCGACAACAAGACCCTCTCCACCCTCCTGAAGTTCGACTCCATCCTCGGCCGCCTCGGCGAGGACGTCGAGTTCGATGACGAGTCGATCACCGTCGGCGGCCGCAAGATCGCCGTGTTCGCCGAGCGCGACCCGAAGAACCTCGACTGGGGCAAGTACGACGTCGACATCGTCATCGAGTCCACCGGCTTCTTCACCGACGCCACCGCAGCCAAGGCCCACCTCGAGTCCGGCGCCAAGAAGGTCATCATCTCCGCCCCGGCCAAGAACGAGGACGCCACCTTCGTCTACGGCGTCAACCACGAGGACTACGACCCGGAGAACCACACCGTCATCTCCGGCGCCTCCTGCACCACCAACTGCCTGGCACCGATGGCCAAGGCCCTCAACGACACCCTCGGCATCGAGCGTGGCCTCATGACCACGATCCACGCCTACACCGGTGACCAGCGCCTGCACGACGCCCCGCACTCCGATCTCCGCCGCGCCCGCGCCGCCGCGCAGAACATCGTGCCCACCTCCACCGGCGCCGCCAAGGCCGTCTCCCTGGTCCTCCCGGAGCTCAAGGGCAAGCTCGACGGCTACGCCCTCCGCGTTCCCGTCATCACCGGCTCCGCCACCGACCTCACCTTCACCGCTGGCCGCGAGACCACGGTCGAGGAGGTCAACGAGATCATGCGTAAGGCCGCCGAGGCCGACACCTCCGGCGCCCTCGCCTACACCGAGGAGCCCCTGGTCTCCACCGACATCGTCTCCGACGATCACGGCTCGATCTTCGACTCCGGCCTCACCAAGGTCAACGGCAACCTGGTCAAGGTCGTCTCCTGGTACGACAACGAGTGGGGCTACACCTCCCAGCTCCTGCGTCTCACCGAGTACGTCGCCGCCAAGCTCTAG
- the whiA gene encoding DNA-binding protein WhiA, giving the protein MTDKVKSELAEVSISRQTARCSEAAALIRFAGVTDTAGGVLTIEVDVDSLDVARRLDTLLNEQFSVRTALHTIGPGGMSKTTRHHLKVTDGAAEVIRRLGLITRSGVPVVGLPPQVISGGVADAEAAWRGAFLAHGSLTEPGRTSALEVTCPCAEAALALVGCARRLGISAKTKETRGIDRVIIRDGDGIGALLTRMGAHQVRLEWDDKRRRREVRTTANRLANFDDANLRRSARAAVAAAARVERAMEILGDDVPEHLAEAGQLRVQHRQASLEELGRLADPQMTKDAVAGRIRRLLSMADKRAEEMGQPDTGAVVTDELLDDE; this is encoded by the coding sequence TTGACGGACAAGGTCAAGAGCGAACTCGCCGAGGTATCCATCTCACGGCAGACCGCGCGCTGCTCCGAGGCCGCGGCACTCATCCGCTTCGCCGGGGTCACCGACACCGCGGGAGGGGTGCTGACCATCGAGGTCGACGTGGACAGCCTCGACGTGGCCCGGCGGCTGGACACCCTGCTCAACGAGCAGTTCTCCGTGCGCACCGCCCTGCACACCATCGGTCCCGGCGGCATGTCCAAGACGACCCGCCACCACCTCAAGGTGACCGACGGCGCCGCGGAGGTCATCCGCCGGCTGGGGCTGATCACCCGCTCCGGAGTCCCCGTGGTCGGGCTCCCGCCGCAGGTCATCTCCGGGGGAGTGGCCGACGCGGAGGCGGCCTGGCGGGGCGCGTTTCTCGCCCACGGATCCCTCACCGAGCCGGGCCGCACCTCCGCACTCGAGGTGACCTGTCCCTGCGCCGAGGCCGCGCTCGCCCTGGTGGGTTGTGCCCGCCGACTGGGCATCAGCGCCAAAACCAAGGAGACCCGGGGGATCGACCGGGTCATCATCCGCGACGGGGACGGTATCGGCGCGCTGCTCACCCGGATGGGTGCGCACCAGGTTCGCCTGGAATGGGACGACAAACGCCGCCGCCGGGAGGTGCGCACCACCGCGAACCGGCTGGCGAACTTCGACGACGCCAACCTGCGCCGCTCGGCCCGGGCGGCCGTGGCCGCCGCAGCCCGGGTCGAGCGGGCCATGGAGATTCTCGGCGACGACGTGCCCGAGCATCTCGCGGAGGCCGGCCAGCTCCGGGTGCAGCACCGGCAGGCGTCGCTGGAGGAGCTCGGCCGGCTGGCCGATCCGCAGATGACCAAAGACGCGGTGGCGGGCCGGATCCGCCGGCTGCTGTCCATGGCCGACAAACGCGCCGAGGAGATGGGCCAGCCGGACACGGGCGCCGTGGTCACCGACGAACTGCTCGACGACGAATAA
- the pgl gene encoding 6-phosphogluconolactonase yields the protein MVTVERTATLDSLVDAASQRFVDVVENAQSGGADARVVLTGGTAGIRVLQALREDSGRIDWQRIHVFFGDERNVPVSHEDSNEGQARAALLDHVDIPTDRIHGYRLGELDMESSAEFYAGELEKFAPEGFDLHLLGMGGEGHINTLFPGTDAVRETEKLVVAEYDSPKPPSERVTLTLPAVARAQRVWLLVSGVEKAEAAGHVVRRSDPAQWPAAGAEGKLETVLFVTDDAATEID from the coding sequence ATGGTCACCGTAGAACGCACCGCCACTCTTGATTCGCTTGTCGACGCCGCTTCCCAGCGCTTCGTCGACGTCGTCGAAAATGCCCAGTCGGGTGGTGCCGATGCCCGCGTCGTGCTCACCGGCGGCACCGCCGGCATCCGGGTGCTTCAGGCGCTGCGCGAAGATTCCGGCCGGATCGACTGGCAGCGCATCCACGTCTTCTTCGGCGACGAGCGCAACGTGCCCGTCTCCCACGAGGACTCCAACGAGGGCCAGGCCCGCGCCGCGCTGCTCGATCACGTGGACATTCCCACCGACCGCATCCACGGCTACCGCCTCGGCGAGCTGGACATGGAGTCCTCCGCGGAGTTCTACGCCGGCGAGCTGGAGAAGTTCGCGCCCGAGGGGTTTGATCTCCACCTGCTGGGCATGGGCGGCGAGGGGCACATCAACACCCTGTTCCCCGGCACCGATGCGGTGCGCGAGACGGAGAAGCTGGTGGTGGCCGAGTACGACTCCCCCAAGCCGCCGTCCGAGCGTGTCACGCTGACCCTGCCCGCGGTCGCCCGAGCCCAGCGCGTGTGGCTGCTCGTCTCCGGGGTGGAGAAGGCCGAGGCCGCAGGGCACGTCGTCCGCCGCTCAGACCCCGCGCAGTGGCCCGCCGCCGGGGCCGAGGGAAAGCTCGAGACCGTGCTGTTTGTCACCGACGACGCGGCGACCGAGATCGACTGA
- the zwf gene encoding glucose-6-phosphate dehydrogenase, which yields MPTRRIAWTNPLRNPLDKRLPRIAGPAGMVLFGVTGDLARKKILPAIYDLANRGLLPAGFTLVGFGRREWSKEDFQDYVRKAVEERARTTWNEHVWERLAEGLNFVTGNFDDDAAFDAMAQTLSELDATRGTGGNWAFYLSIPPESFADVCHQLDRTGMAEAKGESWRRVVIEKPFGHDQESARELNAIVNAVFPEDDVFRIDHYLGKETVQNILALRFANQLFDPMLNSHYVDHVQITMAEDIGLGGRAGYYDGIGAARDVIQNHLLQLLALVAMDEPFSFSPRDMQDEKVKVLRAVKPVEPFELTTARGQYTAGWQGSEKVVGLREEEGFDAESRTETYAACTVEITSRRWAGVPFYLRTGKRLGRRVTEIAIVYKDAPHQPFTRGEIGSLGQNAMVIRVQPDEGMLMRFGSKVPGSTMEVRDVNMDFSYAEAFTEQSPEAYERLILDALLDEASLFPTNEEVELSWEILDPILAHWAENGRPDEYPAGSWGPPSADAMLARDGRTWRRP from the coding sequence ATGCCGACTCGCCGCATCGCCTGGACAAACCCCCTGCGCAATCCTCTGGACAAACGACTCCCGCGCATCGCCGGACCCGCAGGAATGGTGCTCTTCGGGGTGACGGGTGACCTCGCCCGCAAGAAGATCCTCCCGGCCATCTACGACCTGGCCAACCGCGGCCTGCTGCCGGCCGGATTCACGCTGGTGGGGTTCGGGCGCCGGGAATGGTCCAAGGAGGATTTCCAGGACTACGTGCGTAAGGCCGTCGAGGAGCGGGCCCGGACCACGTGGAACGAGCACGTCTGGGAGCGCCTCGCCGAGGGCCTCAACTTCGTCACCGGCAACTTCGACGACGACGCCGCCTTCGACGCCATGGCGCAGACGCTCAGCGAGCTGGACGCTACGCGCGGCACCGGCGGCAACTGGGCGTTCTACCTGTCCATCCCCCCGGAGAGTTTCGCCGATGTCTGCCACCAGCTCGACCGCACCGGCATGGCCGAGGCGAAGGGTGAGAGCTGGAGGCGCGTGGTGATTGAGAAGCCGTTCGGCCACGACCAGGAGTCCGCCCGCGAGCTCAATGCCATCGTCAACGCGGTCTTCCCGGAGGACGATGTGTTCCGCATCGACCACTACTTGGGCAAGGAGACGGTGCAGAACATCCTCGCGTTGCGTTTCGCCAACCAGCTCTTCGACCCGATGCTCAACTCGCACTACGTCGACCACGTGCAGATCACCATGGCCGAGGACATCGGCCTGGGCGGTCGTGCCGGCTACTACGACGGCATCGGCGCCGCCCGCGACGTCATCCAGAACCACCTGCTGCAGCTGCTGGCGCTCGTGGCCATGGACGAGCCGTTCTCCTTCTCCCCCAGGGACATGCAGGACGAGAAGGTCAAGGTGCTGCGGGCGGTCAAACCCGTGGAGCCCTTCGAGCTCACCACCGCGCGCGGGCAGTACACCGCCGGCTGGCAGGGTTCGGAGAAGGTCGTCGGCCTGCGCGAGGAGGAGGGTTTCGACGCGGAGTCACGCACCGAGACCTACGCCGCGTGCACGGTGGAGATCACCTCCCGTCGCTGGGCGGGCGTGCCCTTCTACCTGCGCACGGGCAAGCGACTGGGCCGCCGGGTGACGGAGATCGCCATCGTGTACAAGGACGCCCCGCACCAGCCGTTCACCCGCGGGGAGATCGGCTCGCTGGGTCAGAACGCCATGGTCATCCGCGTCCAGCCCGACGAGGGCATGCTCATGCGTTTCGGCTCCAAGGTGCCGGGCTCGACCATGGAGGTCCGCGACGTCAACATGGACTTCTCCTACGCGGAGGCCTTCACCGAGCAGTCTCCCGAGGCCTACGAGCGGCTCATCCTCGATGCGCTTCTCGACGAAGCGAGCCTCTTCCCCACCAACGAGGAGGTGGAGCTCAGCTGGGAGATCCTCGATCCCATCCTAGCGCACTGGGCGGAGAACGGCCGCCCCGACGAGTACCCGGCCGGATCGTGGGGCCCGCCGAGCGCCGACGCCATGCTCGCCCGCGACGGCCGCACCTGGCGGCGTCCCTAA